In the Carboxydothermus hydrogenoformans Z-2901 genome, TGAATCTTTGGGGGTAAAAGAACCTCCTAAATTTTAAAAATCAATCCCAAATCTTTTAAAATACCAGTCATCGTCCTTAACTCTTACTTTTAAATAATGTTCCCGTTGCTGCCAGAGCTTTTGCTCGGATGCTAAATCTTCGATTATTTTTGCTCCAAAGGGGAAACGGCTAACTTTGTTCAGTACCTTTACAATTCTTTGGGGTTTAAAATGCAAACAAGCAAGTCGTCCTAAATTAAACAAGACGTTTTCATTATAACCTTTATAAATTTGCCCGCTTCTGAATAAATGAAAAACTTTTGTCCTGGGGGTAACCAGTAAATTAAACCCCATAAGCCAGGCCCGCAGCGAAAATTCACAATCATCGTACCCCCAGATTTTTAAACCTTCATCATATCCTCCAAGAGCAATAAAATCATTTTTTTTAATTAACATAAATCCCCCCGGTAATACTGGAACATCTTCTACCGAGTTTGTCGTATAACTTCGCCAGCAGGGTAAAAGTTCGTTATTAAAGGTAAGCCCCATCCCAACCCGTTGGGGTTCTAATAAGGAAACTACTAAAGGGGATAAAATAGTTTTTTCTTGAAGGTCTTCCAGCATCTTTTCCAACCAGAAATCTTCAACCAAAATATGAGCATCGGAAAAAATTAGAACCTCTCCTCTTGCCTTGTTTGCCCCTGCATTTTTGGCCCTGGTTACACCCGAACGCGGTAATTTTATTAAGTCAATATTTTTGAAGTTTCCGGAGTTTAAAAAAACTGTACTCTGGTCTGTAGAACCATCATCGATAACTATAATTTCAAAAGGTATACCGGTCTTTGCCGCAAGAAAACTTTCAACAGTTTTTCGTAACCATTGCCCTTCATTATAGGAAATAATAATAATTGAGGTCAGCACCAATAGTTAGCCCTCCCATCACTCTTTTAAAGTTATCCCCAGTTTTTTTAAAAGCATTTTAACCTCCAAACTTTTGGGACCATTAATGGTTATTTCATTTCCATACTTTTTCATAAAATTTAAAAATTCATGCCAGAGCTTATGCTCCTCCATGGTTAAAATCGAAAGTGAACCATCGTTAAAACCCAAAACTTTACCTTCTGCCAATCCTCTTTCGTAACCAGCTTCAAAACCTTCGGCAAAACCTTCGGTATACCCGAGTTTTTTCCCTTCAAAAAATCCTTTTTCAAATTTATCGCTATTCATGTAAATTTACCTCCTAAATCATCGGAAAACCAAGCCTTAATTTTCCGCGAGTATCTACTCCACCAATGCCTTTGGCACCGGTAATAGTATTTGTAACTACCTCTCTTACGGTTAAAGGATCATAAATTGATGAATAAGCTATTTTTTCCGCAACAAAAACCGGATCATAAGCGTGAATTAAAACTCTTTCCGGGGAACTTGCAAAATTTGCACCTGCTTCTAAGAGGGCTTCAAAATACGATTGACAGGCACCGGCAAAAATAACAAGGTTATCTTTATCTCGATCTATTTTTTGTCTTAAAATTTTAACTGCTTCAATAAAGTAACGAGAATTCCGATAACTATTTAAATCATGGAAGTCGGCCTTATTTTTTACAAGGGCATCGTGACCGGTTAAAACTATAATGTCCGGTAAATGTTTGAAATAAAGTTCTTCAACAAGACGGGGCTGGTCTTTTTCCGCCACTACATAACCATACGCCGGGATATTTAATTCTTTATAAGTGTTTAAGCACATTTCCAGATATTCCGGGTCACCATCTAAATGGAGGACAGCTCCTGGCCTTTTAAAGTACTGTTCGCCCTGGTTTCCCCGCATGTAATATCTAAGATTTCTTTCTTTATGAATGCATTCTTTTTTTTCGCGCACCAGCGCTACAACCCGATTAAGATATCTTTGATAATCGGCGGTGTTAATTTTCACTAAATCAGATAAAGGAGCATCCGCCCATAAACGGACATCTATTCCTTTTAAATGGGCTATATCTACGTTATGTTTTTTATAAATCTCTATTACACGAAAGTAAACATCCATTCCATAAGACTTCCTTGCAACTATATCGCCTACTGAAATCATTAATTTAACCTCCTTTACTCTTTTTTATTAAAATATTCAATCTTAAAAATATTGGTGAAATTAATTACCCTTACACTTTTTTATGAGTTAATTAAAAAGAAATTTTAAAAACTTCGTCCTTGAAAATAAATCTTAAACTTAGAACCTCGATAAGCCACCCGGGCATATCGGGTAATCACGTTGGGAATTAAGATTAATATTTGCCCTGGTAATACCAGTTTTACTTCGCTATCCCTTACCCAGGAAATACCATCAGCGCCAACTTCCAAAACAACCTCTCCGGGAGTGTTTCCGATATTTTCAATGATAAAGCTATAATTTAAAGTTAAAACATCTATTGCAGGAAGAAAATTCCAATTTATTCCGGACTCAACAATAAATTTTTGGTCGATTTTATTATTTAAATTTTGAAAATAGTGTATCGTAAGCTTTGGCCAGTAATCGGAATAGCCTTCCTCCCGGCTTTTAAATCCAATTAAATTATTCTGGACCTCATTGGCCATCCGTAAAAGCACTCCAAAATTGGCACTATCCCCAATTAACCAATTTCTAACCAGGTTTGTAATGTTAAAATCGATAAAGGTGTTCACTTCGCCGGTAATAATAGCCTCGCCTTCCTCAGGTAGAGCAACGAAAGGTTGGTTGTACCAGTTAAGAAATTTTTCATCCCAGGAAGAAATCACCCGAAAGAGTTTTAAAGATTTGCTATTTACAGGAGACGAATTAAAAAAAAGATATAAAGACAAAGTTGCCGACCTGATATCATAACCTTCAAGACCGGTCAGGTCAAAGAGAATATATGAACGGTAGACTTTATTATAAGCCTTTCCCACAAGTAGCTCTTTTTGCCAAAAGGTAGAACCGTATAAATAAGGATAAACTACGTACGTATCACTTCCCGGTGGTTTTATAGTTTTGATCATTTTTCATTCCCCCTCTACTTTAATTTATTCAAATCGCCTTTTATTGGTTTAGTAACCAACCGTTGTTTTTTTTCATAAGATAAATCAGAATCCCCGGAATCTTAGTAAAAGGAGGTCTTTTTACATGCCCAACTTTAAAATTCTGCAGGATCAACCGGAAAAGCTAAAAAACCAGGCTTACGGCTTTGACGGTACCACCGTGCGGCCCCTTAAAACTGATAATACGGGACGGCCGGATATCAGACCAATAACCAATTCCACCGATAGTATCTTGGTTTACGGCAACGATGGTACCGCCAACCAGGTCTTAAAAACCAATAGTTCCGGTCACGTAGCCGTGTACACCGACGGTGCCACCGCTTTAAACATTACCGCGACTGACCTTGATATCAGAAATCTTTCCAACATCCAAGACAACATCCTTATTTACGGTTACGACGGCACCCAGAATCGGGCCATTAAAACCGATGTTAACGGAAACCTTTTGTCCGCTACGATCCGCTCTTTTACCGAGTACAGCGAAACCGCAACCACCACCGATACCTACACCGGCTCCACCGCCCAGGACGTATCAACCATGGCCACCTACACCATGTTTGTGAAAAATACCGGCGCCACCAATTCCGCTACCGTAAAGCTCCAGATTAGCCCCAACAACACCGACTGGTTAGACGACTCGGCTGAAGTAACCCTTACTCCTGGAAGTAGCACCGCTTTGTCCGCTTCTACTTTTCTTAGATACATCCGTGTTGCATATAAGTCCACCCTTCTCGGTCAATCCACCGATTTGAGCATCATCTTTCAGGGCCAATCCTAAAAAAAGCCCTCTTGCAAACGCTGCAAGAGGGCTTTTTTACGAAAGTAACTTATTATTTTGTATACTTATCCGCCACTGACGTTGCTCCATACGCTTCGGGCTTTATTTTCGGAGTAAAGCCGGAACCCAAGACCATCCCCACTACCTCTTTAATAAGCTCCCGGGTTTCGCCACTATTTCCCACATCGATATGGATTTCCACGGGCAGCTCCGCCCGGCCGTGTTCGGAAAAGTAATGGGCCACCTGACTTCCCACTTCCAGGCTTAAGGCCGTTTCAAAAAAAATTTTCTGCCTGAGGCTTACCACATGCCGCTCGCTTTTTTTCTTGTAGTAGTAGCGAGCCCCTTTACCGATCCGGTGAACGACAATGGCCGTTACAAACACCGTTTCGTTGTTTTTTGCCTGGGAATCGGAGCCAATGATTATTTTATACGATGAAGTAGGAAGGCCGGCAATATATTCTTCAATATCTTCCATCACCCGGGAAAAACTCATAATTCCTTTAGTCGGGCTTATAAAATAATCTTCTTTTTTTCGCGCCATGTATATCCCTTCTTAATTGTGGTCGGTGGTAGGTGGTAGGTCGTAAGTAAAGAGAAAATGCTTTTTACTGCTCATTTAACACTGACAAGTGAACACTGCTTTTATAGTGTCGACAGGAGTCGACCCTACTACAATGGTCGTCGGTGGTATGTGGTCGGTATAAATAATTTTTTCCTACCACCTACCACTTACCACCTACCACCTCTTGGCTTAGACGATAGAAACTTTCAGGGGGTATTTGTTCAGCCCGTAAGTCGGGTTTAATCCCTACTTTTAAAAGTACTTCTTCCACATAATTCCGCTTTAAATTTAAAGCCCCGGATAAAGATTTGGCAATGGTTTTCCGCCGGGTAGCAAACGCCGCTCGCACTATCTGGAAAAATTTTAGCCGTTCTTCGGAGGTAAGAGAATTTTCTTTTAAAGTAAATCTTACCACCGCCGACTCCACTTCCGGCGGAGGGAAAAAGACCGTCCGCGGTACTTTTAATACGATTCTCGGCTCCGAAAAGTACTGGCAGGCTACCGATAAACTTCCGTAGATTTTACTCCCCGGTTTTGCCGTTATCCTTTCCGCAACTTCCTTTTGCATCATTAAGGTCATGGAACTTACCTTGTAGCCTTCCTCAAACACCTTAAAAATTAAGGGACTGGTAGCGTAATAAGGTAAATTGGCCACAATTAAGTAAGGTTTCCCCTCAAAGCCAAATTCACCGCCGGTTTGTTCCGCCATCACCCGGTCAAAATTAATCTCCCGGGCATCGGCATTTACCACCACTACATTCCCCAGGTCTCCGGTAGTTTCCGCCAGTACCGGCAGAAGCTTTTTGTCTATTTCAATCGCCACTACGTACTTAGCTGCTTGGGCTAACAGCCGCGTGAGCACCCCGGCACCGGGACCGATTTCCAATACCGCATCGTCTTTAGTAATTTCTGCTTTCTCCACTATTTTAGCTAAAATCCCAAAATCCGTCAAAAAATGCTGTCCTAACCCGTGGGACAGGGTAAGGTTATGTCTTGCTAAAATTTCTTTTAAAGTAGTTGGCGACCAGAGATTCATGGCATACTCCTTTATACGTTTTTAATTTCCAATCTCTAATTTCCAACTTCAAACCTCTAAAATGGGCTATGATAATATATTATAAACAAAAAAAGGCAGTTTCCTGCCTTTATTCTAACACATATACGCGGGTATACCTTCGACCCCAGCTAATCGCTTCTCCGTAAGTATCAAAGAAGAGGTCAATCCTTGCTCCGCGAATAGCACTACCGGTATCCAAAGCAGTACCGTAACCGTAACCATCGATATAAAGCCTGGTCCCGTAGGGTATAACGTCCGGGTCTACCGCCACCACTCCCCGGTGGGGATAAACACCGGTAGCAGTCCGGTAACCGGTATGGGTATAAGCAGTGGCCACTACATCAATTACCCGGGAAAATCTTATAATCCTTCCGCCCCGGGAAACGGTATTTTTGGTTCCAACCAATATTACTTCATCCACCGGCTTTTTTACCACTTCCTGCTTAATAACTTCTCTTTTCACTACTTTACCATCATAGTAAGTAATTTTATAGTAGGTGCGGGCAAGACCCGTCTTCCCTTTGGTTAAAACTTTTGTCCGGCCTTTAAAAAGACTGTTTGAAGGCCTTTTAATTGTCCGGTAGGCAAGAACTACCTCCTCTGTTTTTTCTTCCACCTTAACCCGAATTATTTTTACTTCGGTATTTAACCCAACTAATTCCGCAGGAGAAGGCTCCACGATGTCCTGAGGATTTACGGTAATTCCGGCTTCTTTAATGGCATCGGCAATGGTTTTGGCAACCGTCAAGATTTCAATTTCCCGGCCATCTACTTTTATTTTTACCGGCTTCGCCCGGTTAATAACAATCTTTGTTCCTTCTTTTAACTTTGCGGTTAAGGGCATATTAATGGTATCCTTCAGCCCTAAGGTCCGCTTGGTTTCGGTTAAAAGTTCCTCTACAGTTGCTGCCTTTGTTTTTAAAACCACCGTTTTTCCGTCATCAACAATGGTAACTTCCTTAACAAGATAAAAATAATAACTAACACTTAAAGCCAAGATTAAAATTAGCCCCAACGCCAACCACAGAACTCCGGTTTTTTTGCGGTACCGGGGTAAAGCTAGGGCTTTAACATCGGGTATATACCAATCTTTCATCGATTCACCACCTTATGTTAGAAGAGGTTGGAAATTTAGCACCACTTTTAAATTATTCTTCTAACTGCCAATTAATTCCTGCTTTTGCAGGCAAAAAACCTTACTACATTATATGCCATTCTTTTCGGTTTTACAACCAACTATCTACTCCCGTACAGGAAAGTATAAAGAAGTATTACAATGTTAAAAAGAGTTTCTTCAGGATTTTTAAAAATACAATTTACATAGACGCCATTTTTCTCCAAAAACGCCGAAAAAAAATACTAAACCCCTAAACCGCCAACAGGGGTTTAGGGGTTAGTTTTAAAACTCTATTCCTTTTTGGGCAGGAATACCTTTTTGGTAGGGGTGTTTCACTTCCCGAATTTCCGATACTAAATCGGCAGCTTCAATTATCCGCTCCGAAGCATTCCTTCCCGTCAAAACAAGGTGCAGTTTTTCCGGTTTAATTTTTATTAAATCCAATACCTGTTCTTCATCTACAAGGCCGTAGCCAACGGAGTAAATAATTTCATCAAGGATAATCATATCCCAGTTTCCCGATAGAATCTCTTTTTTTGCTTCCTCCAAAGCTTCCTGGGCAGCTCTACGATGCTCGTCAAATTTTTCTTCGGATAAAAAGCCTTCGCCCATCTGGCGCATCACAAAGCGTTCCCCTAAAGCTTCGGCAGCTTTTAATTCTCCGTATTTCCAGCCACCTTTAATAAACTGTAAAACTAAAATCCGCATTCCCTGACCCCAGGCCCTTAGAGCCATCCCTAAAGCCGAGGTAGTCTTCCCCTTACCGTTTCCGGTAAAGACCAGAACAAGCCCCTTTTCCTTCCCCATGTACCATCCATCCCCCCCCAATTAGAAGTTAGAAGTCAGAAGTTGGAAGTTAGAATAAAAACATTATAAATTAAATAACTTTGTAGTGTTTTCGGTTAAAGCCTGGAAGGCTTCTTCTTTGGCTATGCCTTTAATCCGGGCAATTTCTTCGGCCACCAATGTTACCAGCCCCGGCTCGTT is a window encoding:
- a CDS encoding glycosyltransferase family 2 protein, encoding MLTSIIIISYNEGQWLRKTVESFLAAKTGIPFEIIVIDDGSTDQSTVFLNSGNFKNIDLIKLPRSGVTRAKNAGANKARGEVLIFSDAHILVEDFWLEKMLEDLQEKTILSPLVVSLLEPQRVGMGLTFNNELLPCWRSYTTNSVEDVPVLPGGFMLIKKNDFIALGGYDEGLKIWGYDDCEFSLRAWLMGFNLLVTPRTKVFHLFRSGQIYKGYNENVLFNLGRLACLHFKPQRIVKVLNKVSRFPFGAKIIEDLASEQKLWQQREHYLKVRVKDDDWYFKRFGIDF
- the yabG gene encoding sporulation peptidase YabG → MISVGDIVARKSYGMDVYFRVIEIYKKHNVDIAHLKGIDVRLWADAPLSDLVKINTADYQRYLNRVVALVREKKECIHKERNLRYYMRGNQGEQYFKRPGAVLHLDGDPEYLEMCLNTYKELNIPAYGYVVAEKDQPRLVEELYFKHLPDIIVLTGHDALVKNKADFHDLNSYRNSRYFIEAVKILRQKIDRDKDNLVIFAGACQSYFEALLEAGANFASSPERVLIHAYDPVFVAEKIAYSSIYDPLTVREVVTNTITGAKGIGGVDTRGKLRLGFPMI
- a CDS encoding DNRLRE domain-containing protein, which produces MIKTIKPPGSDTYVVYPYLYGSTFWQKELLVGKAYNKVYRSYILFDLTGLEGYDIRSATLSLYLFFNSSPVNSKSLKLFRVISSWDEKFLNWYNQPFVALPEEGEAIITGEVNTFIDFNITNLVRNWLIGDSANFGVLLRMANEVQNNLIGFKSREEGYSDYWPKLTIHYFQNLNNKIDQKFIVESGINWNFLPAIDVLTLNYSFIIENIGNTPGEVVLEVGADGISWVRDSEVKLVLPGQILILIPNVITRYARVAYRGSKFKIYFQGRSF
- a CDS encoding DUF6385 domain-containing protein; amino-acid sequence: MPNFKILQDQPEKLKNQAYGFDGTTVRPLKTDNTGRPDIRPITNSTDSILVYGNDGTANQVLKTNSSGHVAVYTDGATALNITATDLDIRNLSNIQDNILIYGYDGTQNRAIKTDVNGNLLSATIRSFTEYSETATTTDTYTGSTAQDVSTMATYTMFVKNTGATNSATVKLQISPNNTDWLDDSAEVTLTPGSSTALSASTFLRYIRVAYKSTLLGQSTDLSIIFQGQS
- a CDS encoding ribonuclease H-like YkuK family protein; translated protein: MARKKEDYFISPTKGIMSFSRVMEDIEEYIAGLPTSSYKIIIGSDSQAKNNETVFVTAIVVHRIGKGARYYYKKKSERHVVSLRQKIFFETALSLEVGSQVAHYFSEHGRAELPVEIHIDVGNSGETRELIKEVVGMVLGSGFTPKIKPEAYGATSVADKYTK
- the rsmA gene encoding 16S rRNA (adenine(1518)-N(6)/adenine(1519)-N(6))-dimethyltransferase RsmA, producing MNLWSPTTLKEILARHNLTLSHGLGQHFLTDFGILAKIVEKAEITKDDAVLEIGPGAGVLTRLLAQAAKYVVAIEIDKKLLPVLAETTGDLGNVVVVNADAREINFDRVMAEQTGGEFGFEGKPYLIVANLPYYATSPLIFKVFEEGYKVSSMTLMMQKEVAERITAKPGSKIYGSLSVACQYFSEPRIVLKVPRTVFFPPPEVESAVVRFTLKENSLTSEERLKFFQIVRAAFATRRKTIAKSLSGALNLKRNYVEEVLLKVGIKPDLRAEQIPPESFYRLSQEVVGGKW
- a CDS encoding 3D domain-containing protein, with amino-acid sequence MKDWYIPDVKALALPRYRKKTGVLWLALGLILILALSVSYYFYLVKEVTIVDDGKTVVLKTKAATVEELLTETKRTLGLKDTINMPLTAKLKEGTKIVINRAKPVKIKVDGREIEILTVAKTIADAIKEAGITVNPQDIVEPSPAELVGLNTEVKIIRVKVEEKTEEVVLAYRTIKRPSNSLFKGRTKVLTKGKTGLARTYYKITYYDGKVVKREVIKQEVVKKPVDEVILVGTKNTVSRGGRIIRFSRVIDVVATAYTHTGYRTATGVYPHRGVVAVDPDVIPYGTRLYIDGYGYGTALDTGSAIRGARIDLFFDTYGEAISWGRRYTRVYVLE
- the cobO gene encoding cob(I)yrinic acid a,c-diamide adenosyltransferase: MGKEKGLVLVFTGNGKGKTTSALGMALRAWGQGMRILVLQFIKGGWKYGELKAAEALGERFVMRQMGEGFLSEEKFDEHRRAAQEALEEAKKEILSGNWDMIILDEIIYSVGYGLVDEEQVLDLIKIKPEKLHLVLTGRNASERIIEAADLVSEIREVKHPYQKGIPAQKGIEF